Proteins from a single region of Acanthochromis polyacanthus isolate Apoly-LR-REF ecotype Palm Island chromosome 11, KAUST_Apoly_ChrSc, whole genome shotgun sequence:
- the LOC110947454 gene encoding major histocompatibility complex class I-related gene protein-like isoform X1 encodes MIQFVIVVFTLFCPVAFSVEHSMMFFVTATSGVPDFPEFRASLLVDEVQVGYCDSNIRTPELTQDWMKKLMEHDPQHLEYYVKECYTTPHFLRATIDSLMKRFNQTRGVHILQQLSGCEWDDETGEIRGFNQYGYDGEDFLALDLQTLTWTTPKSQAFITKLRWDADKARLEYNKYSFHMFPDWLKKYVHYARSSLQRTDLPSVSLLQKTPSSPVTCHATGFYPDRVDLFWRKDGEELHEDVDKGEILPNHDGTFQMSVDLNISSIAPEDWKKYDCVFQMSDVKDDIITKLDKSVIRTNWVPPSGFPAGAVIGVVVGLLLLLLCIAGLFMWRKKTNGFSRANISESADSNSDSSQSQLSGKTGGGE; translated from the exons atgaTTCAGTTCGTTATCGTTGTTTTTACTCTGTTTTGCCCCGTTGCATTTTCAG TGGAACACtccatgatgttttttgtcactgcAACTTCTGGAGTCCCAGACTTCCCAGAGTTTAGGGCTTCTCTCCTGGTTGATGAAGTTCAGGTGGGTTACTGTGACAGCAACATCAGGACGCCTGAACTCACACAGGACTGGATGAAAAAGTTGATGGAACACGACCCACAACACCTGGAGTATTATGTTAAGGAATGCTATACAACCCCGCACTTCCTCAGAGCCACCATTGACAGCTTGATGAAACGCTTCAACCAAACCAgag GTGTCCACATCCTACAGCAATTGAGTGGCTGTGAATGGGATGATGAAACTGGAGAAATCAGAGGTTTTAATCAATATGGATATGACGGCGAAGACTTCTTAGCACTGGACCTGCAGACACTGACATGGACCACTCCAAAATCACAGGCATTCATCACCAAACTGAGATGGGACGCAGACAAAGCTCGACTAGAGTACAATAAATACTCTTTCCACATGTTCCCTGACTGGCTGAAGAAGTATGTGCACTACGCGAGGAGTTCTCTGCAAAGAACAG ATCTTCCCTCAGTGTCTCTCCTCCAGAAGACTCCCTCCTCTCCGGTCACCTGCCACGCTACAGGTTTCTACCCCGACAGAGTTGACTTGTTCTGGAGGAAAGATGGAGAGGAGCTTCATGAGGACGTGGACAAAGGAGAGATCCTCCCCAACCATGATGGAACCTTCCAGATGAGTGTTGACCTGAACATCTCATCAATCGCtcctgaagactggaagaagtacGACTGTGTGTTTCAGATGTCTGATGTCAAAGATGACATCATCACCAAACTGGACAAATCAGTGATCAGGACTAACTGGG TTCCTCCATCAGGGTTTCCTGCTGGTGCTGTCATTGGAGTAGTTGtaggtctgctgctgctgttgctctgcATCGCTGGACTCTTCATGTG